The Candidozyma auris chromosome 1, complete sequence genome includes a region encoding these proteins:
- the FOL1 gene encoding trifunctional dihydropteroate synthetase/dihydrohydroxymethylpterin pyrophosphokinase/dihydroneopterin aldolase FOL1, whose product MSDKVYISGLQGHAIVGLDHWQKPVPHPVSIDATFSTDFTSASEKDNLKYSLNYAVIADHLSKFLAQNSQKNFHSLGGLGRDLFVSLAHERSKCTGVELTVSAPKLDIRAPVSFTTDGTVGTYKVHGLRALTLIGVFTFERLNRQFVELDIDLTMGKDVTHLHVPAVSASVCEYLEQANFKTVEALVKHASQWILQEFMAVESVHVRVTKPNAIVYTDGVGVSCKCTREEFVGVDPIKFNLAPKNGTSFDLPVEENGHSHSASVQIAYIAFGSNEGNQLDNISKALALLESHPSISIQSTSSLYVSKPMYHTDQADFYNGVVRVQCENMSPHELLKLIKDIEYTHLKRFKEFDNGPRTIDLDIVLFGNRTLNTPDLVVPHKSMLERTFVLQPLCELVPPDFIHPVSAEPIHDHLRKLLATFPDPTVQESAELLSVVPGNRTHHLTFSHNSKRPTLIMGIFNSTPDSFSDGGKHFKLTEEDIVKAALKLKAEGASVIDVGGVSTKPGSHAPSVNEELDRVVPVVKTIRSCKDLDDVFVSVDTYRAEVAAKVLEAGADIINDISMGTFDPGLFPVIAKYGCGYIMSHTRGTPATMNKLTDYGPSDDSLAEYQIDAFHGLLSPPAEPVVNGVCRELAAQLQKAMKQGIRKWQIIIDPGIGFAKNLPQNLTLMQRAKALKQYAQNDLKSGNYTSFNGLALLIGASRKNFLGTITGTTEASQRLIPTVSTVVACIQQNTDIVRVHDVAEVKQAVQTADAIYKGIY is encoded by the coding sequence ATGTCTGACAAAGTCTACATCTCTGGACTCCAGGGCCACGCCATTGTCGGCTTGGACCACTGGCAGAAGCCCGTTCCGCATCCTGTTTCCATTGACGCCACCTTCAGTACAGATTTCACCCTGGCGCTGGAGAAAGATAATTTGAAATACTCGTTGAACTATGCCGTGATCGCTGACCACTTGCTGAAGTTTTTGGCACAGAATAGCCAGAAAAACTTTCATTCTTTGGGTGGATTGGGCAGAGACCTTTTTGTTCTGCTAGCTCACGAGCGTAGCAAGTGCACTGGAGTGGAATTGACCGTGCTGGCGCCGAAACTCGATATTCGTGCTCCTGTGCTGTTTACCACAGACGGAACGGTTGGAACGTACAAAGTCCACGGTCTCAGGGCACTTACTCTTATAGGTGTTTTCACATTTGAGCGTCTTAATCGCCAGTTTGTGGAGTTGGACATTGACTTGACGATGGGCAAGGACGTGACCCATTTGCACGTTCCCGCGGTTTCGGCCTCTGTGTGTGAGTATTTGGAGCAGGCAAATTTTAAGACCGTCGAGGCCCTTGTTAAGCATGCACTGCAGTGGATTCTACAAGAGTTCATGGCGGTTGAAAGCGTCCACGTTCGTGTGACTAAGCCGAACGCTATAGTGTACACTGACGGTGTTGGAGTATCGTGTAAATGCACAAGAGAGGAATTTGTTGGCGTGGATCCCATCAAGTTCAATTTGGCACCTAAAAATGGCACTTCTTTTGACTTGCCCGTTGAGGAAAACGGCCACAGCCATTCTGCATCAGTGCAAATAGCATACATTGCATTTGGCTCCAATGAAGGGAACCAACTTGATAATATCTCCAAAGCATTGGCTCTCCTTGAGCTGCACCCAAGCATTTCCATCCAGTCTACATCGTCGCTCTATGTCCTGAAACCGATGTACCACACCGACCAGGCAGACTTCTACAATGGTGTTGTGAGAGTGCAATGTGAAAACATGTCGCCtcatgagcttctcaagttgatcaaggacaTTGAGTATACCCACTTGAAACGCTTCAAAGAATTTGACAATGGGCCTCGTACAATTGACTTGGACATCGTTCTCTTTGGGAACAGAACCCTCAACACTCCCGATTTGGTGGTGCCCCATAAACTGATGCTAGAACGCACGTTCGTGCTTCAGCCACTTTGTGAGCTAGTTCCTCCTGATTTTATCCACCCAGTAAGCGCAGAACCTATTCATGACCATCTTCGGAAATTACTTGCAACGTTTCCAGACCCAACGGTTCAAGAGTCTgctgagcttcttctggtggTTCCCGGCAACCGTACACACCACTTGACATTCAGTCATAACAGCAAGAGACCAACTCTTATTATGGGCATATTCAACTCCACGCCAGACTCTTTTAGTGATGGCGGTAAGCATTTCAAGCTTACTGAAGAGGATATAGTTAAGGCTGCGCTTAAACTTAAAGCAGAGGGCGCCAGTGTTATTGACGTTGGCGGCGTTTCTACAAAACCTGGGTCACATGCGCCGTCTGTTAACGAGGAGTTGGATCGTGTGGTGCCTGTCGTTAAAACAATCCGTTCCTGCAAAGAccttgatgatgtctttgTCTCTGTGGACACTTATAGAGCAGAGGTTGCAGCGAAGGTCCTTGAGGCGGGCGcagacatcatcaacgataTCTCCATGGGAACGTTTGATCCTGGGTTATTCCCCGTTATTGCCAAATATGGCTGTGGATACATCATGAGCCATACAAGAGGCACGCCTGCTACAATGAATAAACTCACAGATTACGGTCCTAGCGACGATTCTCTTGCCGAGTACCAGATCGATGCTTTCCACGGTCTTTTATCTCCGCCAGCTGAGCCTGTTGTAAATGGGGTCTGTCGGGAGTTGGCAGCACAGCTTCAGAAAGCCATGAAGCAGGGAATCAGAAAATGGCAAATTATTATAGACCCTGGCATTGGCTTTGCCAAAAATCTCCCACAAAACTTGACTTTGATGCAAAGGGCTAAGGCTTTGAAGCAGTATGCTCAAAACGATTTGAAGCTGGGCAACTACACATCTTTCAACGGATTAGCGTTGCTTATTGGAGCTAGCAGAAAGAATTTCTTAGGCACCATCACGGGGACTACCGAAGCATCGCAGAGACTTATACCCACGGTATCGACTGTTGTGGCTTGCATTCAGCAAAACACCGATATTGTCAGGGTTCACGATGTTGCCGAGGTAAAACAGGCCGTGCAAACCGCTGACGCCATCTACAAGGGGATCTACTGA